A single window of Mustela erminea isolate mMusErm1 chromosome 4, mMusErm1.Pri, whole genome shotgun sequence DNA harbors:
- the LOC116587577 gene encoding LOW QUALITY PROTEIN: zinc finger protein 501-like (The sequence of the model RefSeq protein was modified relative to this genomic sequence to represent the inferred CDS: inserted 1 base in 1 codon) produces MAAVFLPPAHEEPEGLFKVNKKEDPAEVQGSGPQGSSPNSQELFRQRFRQFCYKETPGPREALSQLWVFCCEWLRPEIHSKEQMLDLLVLEQFLTILPEELQAWVQEHHPESGEEAVAMLEDLEKELDEPGQQVSTQTCAQELFSGTSAPLDPAKEATYLQPQPMEIQDPQHQQDCDDVIGIEKEELIQKQKFTIDMESPKKSSGQMNGKAPECGETQEHEGGTKRYQRNTSAERIYKCDECGRRFTQNSSLIRHKRIHTGERPYSCNVCGKTFIQSSQLIDHQRLHNXVPYQCDECGKAFYYSSHLVQHQRTHTGEKPFQCNECGKAFHYSSGLVRHQRTHTGEKPYQCGDCGKAFCLSSHLIQHQRVHTGEKPYQCSECGKSFSQSSGLFHHQRIHSGEKPYECDKCGKAFSHSSALVGHLRIHSGERPYECDVCGKAFSYSSHLLGHRRIHTGEKPYECDVCGKAFQRSSHLIVHQRVHAGEKP; encoded by the exons ATGGCTGCAGTGTTCCTTCCTCCGGCTCATGAAGAGCCAGAGGGGCTCTTCAAggtaaacaaaaaagaagatCCTGCCGAGGTTCAGGGATCTGGCCCACAGGGCAGCAGCCCAAACAGCCAGGAGTTATTCCGCCAGCGCTTCCGACAGTTCTGCTATAAGGAGACTCCTGGACCCCGTGAGGCCTTGAGCCAACTCTGGGTGTTCTGCTGTGAGTGGTTAAGGCCTGAGATACACAGCAAGGAGCAGATGCTGGACCTGCTGGTGCTGGAGCAGTTCCTCACCATCTTGCCCGAGGAGCTCCAGGCCTGGGTCCAAGAGCATCACCCGGAGAGCGGGGAGGAGGCCGTGGCTATGCTGGAAGATCTGGAGAAGGAATTGGATGAACCAGGCCAACAG GTTTCAACCCAGACCTGTGCACAGGAACTGTTCTCTGGGACATCAGCACCTCTGGATCCAGCTAAGGAAGCAACATATCTCCAGCCTCAACCCATGGAGATCCAGGACCCTCAACACCAACAGGATTGTG atGATGTGATCGgaattgagaaagaagaactgATTCAAAAGCAGAAATTTACTATAGATATGGAGTCTCCCAAAAAGTCTTCTGGCCAAATGAATGGAAAAGCCCCTGAATGTGGAGAAACCCAAGAACATGAAGGAGGGACAAAAAGATATCAGAGAAACACTTCAGCTGAGAGAATATATAAGTGTGATGAATGTGGGAGAAGATTCACTCAAAACTCAAGCCTCATTAGACATAAAAGAATCCACACTGGAGAAAGACCCTATTCATGTAACGTGTGTGGCAAAACTTTCATCCAGAGCTCACAGCTTATTGACCATCAGAGACTACATA CGGTACCCTATCAGTGTGATGAGTGTGGAAAAGCCTTTTATTACAGTTCACACCTTGTTCAGCATCAGAGGACccacactggagaaaaaccatTCCAATGCAATGAGTGTGGGAAAGCTTTTCACTACAGCTCAGGCCTTGTCCGACACCAAAGGAcccacacaggagagaagccGTACCAGTGTGGTGACTGTGGGAAGGCTTTCTGTCTGAGCTCACATCTGATTCAGCATCAGAGAGTCCATACCGGAGAGAAGCCATACCAGTGCAGTGAGTGTGGGAAAAGCTTCAGCCAAAGCTCGGGCCTCTTCCATCACCAGAGAATCCACAGTGGGGAGAAACCCTACGAGTGTGACaagtgtgggaaggccttcagtCACAGCTCGGCTCTGGTGGGACACCTGCGCATCCACAGCGGAGAGAGGCCTTATGAGTGCGACGTGtgcgggaaagctttcagttacAGCTCACATCTTCTGGGACACCGAAGAatccacactggagagaagccctatgaGTGTGACGTTTGCGGGAAAGCTTTCCAGCGGAGCTCACACCTCATTGTACATCAGCGAGTCCATGCTGGAGAGAAGCCCTAG
- the ZSCAN16 gene encoding zinc finger and SCAN domain-containing protein 16 isoform X2, which translates to MAAAPAPAGRGLPVLKAEDRRGGQDCASHCTPHRREVFRQHFRKLCYRDAPGPREALTQLWELCRQWLRPECHTKEQILDLLVLEQFLSILPGDLQAWVQAHHPRTGEEAVTVLEDLERELDEPRKQVPANSERQDTLLDKLTPLGRPHDSLTAQLHPKKIQQEQESGEPQRNATGKPTSGDSCI; encoded by the exons ATGGCCGCAGCCCCGGCACCCGCCGGACGAGGACTGCCAGTACTGAAGGCCGAAGACCGTCGCGGCGGACAGGACTGCGCCTCACACTGCACCCCTCACAGGAGGGAAGTCTTCCGGCAGCACTTCAGGAAGCTCTGCTACCGCGACGCGCCCGGGCCCCGGGAAGCCCTCACCCAGCTCTGGGAGCTCTGCCGCCAGTGGCTGCGGCCCGAGTGCCACACCAAGGAGCAGATTTTAGACCTGCTGGTGCTGGAGCAGTTCCTGAGCATCCTTCCCGGGGACCTGCAGGCCTGGGTGCAGGCGCACCACCCGAGGACGGGCGAGGAGGCCGTGACGGTGCTGGAGGACCTGGAGCGGGAGCTGGACGAGCCGCGGAAGCAG GTCCCAGCCAATTCAGAAAGACAGGACACACTTTTGGACAAGTTGACCCCCTTGGGAAGGCCCCATGACTCACTGACTGCGCAGCTCCATCCCAAGAAGATTCAGCAGGAGCAGGAATCTGGTGAGCCCCAGAGGAATG CCACAGGAAAGCCAACC
- the ZSCAN16 gene encoding zinc finger and SCAN domain-containing protein 16 isoform X3, with protein MAAAPAPAGRGLPVLKAEDRRGGQDCASHCTPHRREVFRQHFRKLCYRDAPGPREALTQLWELCRQWLRPECHTKEQILDLLVLEQFLSILPGDLQAWVQAHHPRTGEEAVTVLEDLERELDEPRKQVPANSERQDTLLDKLTPLGRPHDSLTAQLHPKKIQQEQESGEPQRNDCQASAYR; from the exons ATGGCCGCAGCCCCGGCACCCGCCGGACGAGGACTGCCAGTACTGAAGGCCGAAGACCGTCGCGGCGGACAGGACTGCGCCTCACACTGCACCCCTCACAGGAGGGAAGTCTTCCGGCAGCACTTCAGGAAGCTCTGCTACCGCGACGCGCCCGGGCCCCGGGAAGCCCTCACCCAGCTCTGGGAGCTCTGCCGCCAGTGGCTGCGGCCCGAGTGCCACACCAAGGAGCAGATTTTAGACCTGCTGGTGCTGGAGCAGTTCCTGAGCATCCTTCCCGGGGACCTGCAGGCCTGGGTGCAGGCGCACCACCCGAGGACGGGCGAGGAGGCCGTGACGGTGCTGGAGGACCTGGAGCGGGAGCTGGACGAGCCGCGGAAGCAG GTCCCAGCCAATTCAGAAAGACAGGACACACTTTTGGACAAGTTGACCCCCTTGGGAAGGCCCCATGACTCACTGACTGCGCAGCTCCATCCCAAGAAGATTCAGCAGGAGCAGGAATCTGGTGAGCCCCAGAGGAATG ATTGCCAAGCAAGTGCATACAGATGA